The following DNA comes from Erigeron canadensis isolate Cc75 chromosome 3, C_canadensis_v1, whole genome shotgun sequence.
TAGCTGCATCGGCGTTATCTGGAATGGAGAAGACAAAAGCAGTGTTGGAAGAAAAGGTGGAAAAGATGAGTACAAGTGATCCCGTAGAAAAGGACATGGCCACGTTACGAAAAGAAGACCGAATAAGGCTAGCCGAGCTTCGAAAACAAGAAGCGTATAACCAAAATGCAGCTGCAGCCGCTGCTGATGGTGGTCCAGGTAGTCCGACTTTTACTGCATCTGGTCGTGTAACCGAAAAGAACCCGTTTCATAGCGCATCAAATAAGCCGGCTGTTGCCAACCATCAGTCTGGACCGGCTACTGTGCAATCCACCAACACGGTCTCGAGTTAGCTAGCCCTGTTTTTGGTGGGTGGAGTCTGGTAGAATCAGGGGCccaatataaatttatatatatgaattttacAATAACAAAAGTTTTATTCAACATGCATCCTCTCGGGGGAAATATTTAGCTCGATCTGTCGTGATTGTGTACTGCTTTGAGGGATTAGCATGTATAGTTAAAGGCTTGTTGTAACTTGTACAATACAATTAGTGGTCCCGTcgtatgtttatatatactcgtaatatatataaaaaaaaatataaaaaaaatatgggtCATAAAATTGAAATGAATGATTTAATATCAAAAGATAATTATTGATCATATGAATTTCAGTGAAATGttaataaaatatcaataataaaacggaaaataataaacatttttacaaagAATATTTTCTAAATATTAAAGAGTTAAACATAGGCCATATCTACGTCGTAACTCGCAAGTATCCCAAACTCATATACCGTCCTGCTATTAGTAAAGCTTGATGAAACGCACTTTGTTTATCTTGCCGCCAGGTATTCAAGTATGGATTTTTACATGGAAAAGGAAATATGACTATGAGGTTATCCGGCATTTAAGTGTGTCTGGTAGTGAAATTTttcacatatcaatattttattttttattatttaataaataaatgtatggGTTTGGCATTTAAGTGTGTGAAACTCTTCAcgtactaatattttattttttattgtttaatgaataaatgtttgggtcCTTATaatatttatggtttaaaaattaGATATCTGACAGCTTTATATTACCATATTTGATTATATTGTTTCAATACATTAAgtcataataaaatttaaaatatttgattatattGTTTCAATACATTAAgtcataataaaatttaaaatataacgtaaacaaataaaaacagagttaaaaatgaaacaaaaaacaaaattcgAATACATTAAgtcataataaaatttaaaatatttgattatattGTTTCAATACATTAAgtcataataaaatttaaaatataacgtaaacaaataaaaacagagttaaaaatgaaacaaaaaacaaaattcgAACTCTTAACTTGTCTTTTTTCTGTTTGAATCAAataaaaaacgaaaacttttTTCTTGCAAAAGTATAATAAGTTATCtactttaatattaattttgtttttttatcaaaaagtcGCTAAGCAAAACatgtctttattttaattgCTTTGTTAGTTATTAAGAAGTATGTTCAAAATTTGCTATTACTATGAACggaaaaagttaaattagggactccttattttagagATTATTAGGGACACTTCTCAAtaattcatttttcatcattttcgaccactaccaccaccaccatcaccaccaccacaccatcatctccgagcaccaccatgatcctccggtgacggcgaccaccgtcaccacaacttacacatgtgtaagtacaacttacattgtacttacatatgtgtaagttatataaccaccaccaccaccaccaccaccatgatcctccggcgacggctaCCACCGCCatcacgacttacacatgtgtaaggtaCAAATTACaaatgtgtaagttacatgtccctaatggtccataaaataaggagtccctaatatAACACTAACCTTATATACCATTgataaaaatagtttatttgtgtttttaaacCTTAtgtcaaaaactattttttttcactttatttaattatgatattatagccattataactttatttgattatGATATTATAGCCATCATCTTCTTGAAaactcattttattattatttttgttatttatgactCGTTATACTTAGGGTCTATTTAACTattaaatgactgaatcgaTTAAGTGATTGAATTAATAAACAATGTCTATACGGATTAAGCCAATATAGttggtttttgtttattaagtcataaaaacaaacatttttgatgacttaatgaattaagtATTTATAATTAAGTCATGATTTTTTCTATTAAGATATTAACAAACACCACCTTAGTCACACTCCAGTACCTTAATCACTACTATTTAATAAGACAAATgatctttttttttacttctaaacttttaacttttaaaaacaaaaaatacctttttaattttctttatttattaatttaaacatatcaATCTAACAAACGTATAATACTCTTTATGAAATAATCTACAATATAGATCACTTAACCgttaaaataaatacaacatCACCTTTAACAACAATCAACTTAGTCAGCACCATTGCTGCCCCCACCACTATCCTTACCACCGTCATGGCTACTGCTTTCGACCTTAGCGCCGCCACCCGTTGCCTCCACCAATATCTCTAATATTTGATGgaaattatatgaattatttgcgttttaaatatgtgttttgttgttataactttcatcaatgATTATATCTCCCCTTTCATTTCATACCAAAGGAGAGATATCGAGTGACATCACTTTTTTGTGTTGTGAGCGCAGGGCCGACCCAACTATAGAGGTGGGTCAAGCATGAGCTTTAGGCCCCCAAAACCTAAAGGCCCCCAATTTTTGATGGGCTTTTATATACCCCTAATATAGATTATAGAAGCAgctaatgttaaaaaataaatagaagcAGGAGCGAcagatagtaaaaaaaaaaggaaatatcCGCCTAAAAGAAAAAGGTTACGCAAGAAGTCCAAAAAGCTCCTTCTCGAAATCTtctttcttcttgaaaattgaaaaacctgCTCCTCGCGAGTCGCGATTATGATGGCAACGAGTCTTTTGATTCTGGtgaattttcagaaatttgGGTAAGTTTATTCCCTATTGTTTCTATTCTTCAAAAATCATATGATGGCCTCAAACTTCCTTTgcttaaaattttcttttggtttagTTTATAATTGCGAACTAGTGATTAAAAAGAGGGAATTTCGTTCACCAATCAGCGGCGACGGCAGCGGCACACACACTGACCAGGTTCATTGTTACCTTCTGTGatttttcttaatctttatttttatttatgttaattaatttgtgaATTTGAATATTGTGATTTATTTCTATTTAACTTCATTCGTGATTTTGTGAAAGTGTGAATTGATGGGTTAGTTATGTTGTCAATTTTAATAGAACTAACTTATGAACTTGAACTAGAAGATTTGTTTAAAGAATTTACTTCTAAAAAAGCTAGGAAAGTAAACTTTATATGATTATTTGTTATGTTGTTTACACTTAAAAGAGTagataaaaataagtttttaactCCACCATTTATAAgctttttagtttatatttgtCGGTCCTAAGCCCGGATAAAGGAGGAGGGTTTTTATTAATTGCCCAAAATGATATGAACTTGACTTGCAAACTGTTTGATCCATGAAGTACATCtatcaatttctttttagttaattttgatTTGCTTCTCTTGagataaaataacaaatttgcTATACAACTAGCAAGATGTGGCATCAACAAAACAGCAGCCCAACAACAACTAACAGCAGGTACGTTTTTTTTCCCGTTTATTTTACTTTGTATGCCAAAATAATAGTCCCCGAAATTGATATCGTTTAAAGCCACCAAAATACTTGAGCCGACACTGTGTGAGCGTTGCCACATCGGAAATATGATGTCAAGTGCTAGGTAGTTTTAGGTGTATTTAGTGTGTGTAGGGTCGTATTTGGAAGGAGAAAGAGAAGTGGCGAGAGTAGTATGTCAAGCAGAGGGAGTTAGAGGGTTGTTTGGGCGGGACTTGTTTTTCAAATAAAGTTGGGCGGGAGACTGTATGTGTAGGATTTGTGTCTTAGCTTCTTTTGGAAGCTTTTTACTCTCGAACCCACTCTCTCCATTTTTTTCCACATCTATTGATTTCATAGATTTGATAAACaaaagaaggaaagaaaaaaacacatcTGATCCTCTATTTCCATCTCCATCTGAACTCCATCTATCTGATAGATCTGAATTGTTGAAGACCAAAGCCAAATCTGATTTGTTGGAGACCAAAGCCAAATCCGGTTTCAAACAAGGATTGTCATGGAGAAACCAAAGTGGGTTTGAATACTATTTTAGATTTTCACTCCTGGAAACAGACCATCTCGATGAGGAAATAACAAGGTACAGAATCATTGTTAATCAAATTGGGTTTTAAttctatttttgattttaatttcagAAAGCTTGAAGATTTATTGACTTGATCAGGggatatatttttgtaggtTTGATGATATGATTCTTATATGAATGATGACGATATAAACtgtttttaaaaaggaaaaattcaCCAGGTACCTTCTTTATTGTATTATTCTTAAAAGAATTGGTTATATGATGTTTTAGTTTTGATTTATGGAATTATTATATAGTGTTTATCAAAAAAGCtaggaaaaaagttataattgaAGTTTGGATTCAAATTTCTCTGATCATGAAAGCGTAATCTATCTTAGTTGTgtgataaaagttatttttaccAAATGATGTTACTATAAAAATTCAGTTGCGTAATAACTATTGGTATTGTGAAAAACCATTAATCAAGATTTAATTGATGTCTTCAATCTCTTCTATAACCTAAAAATACCAGATAAAATCTAAAGTTTGTTGTGACTTTACTCTTATTTTGTCTTTTATATGGAAAGTTGGTGCAGGGGAGCAAATAGAAAGGATTTTTTTAGGCAAAAATTTGATGGATTTATCCACTTCAGGTAagaatttttagattttaatttagggtttttttcagaaattatattgttataaagttgaaaacttatgttatttttacatgttttgagATAATTATTGTGTAGTTGATTGGAAACAAAAGTCTGGTCACTCTCCGACCGGTAGATGGCAAACAATTTCCGGCACGTCCTGTTACCAGAAGCTTTTGTGCACAATTACTCGCCAATGCACAAAAGGTATAATAACCCTTTTGCACTCTTCTTGATTATGAGTATAAATAGGGATCTGCAAAATCGTGGATCCGACAAAAACAAGAAGGTATATCAAACGTGTATTTACATGTAACTTCACTGCCTGGAAGCCTTACTTTATGTCCTCCTCTTGTGTATTTATTCATGCCCCCTCCGACAGCCGATCACTGCTATTCGACGGAAAAGTTCCCTGCTTTAGTTGCCAGAAAGGTGCTATTAGACGCATCCCATTGACTGTTGGCAGACCTACACTCAAGGAAGCCAAGCGACTATACAACAATTTTGACACAAATTTCCTTTGAACCACTTGAAGAAAAGGTGCCTACAAATAAGGAAGACTGTATAACTACGCATACACATGAGCACTTGTCTGGTTCTCTAAAGGAATTGGGAAACAGTTCGAATAGCAAAGAAATTGTTGAAGCTTGCATTATCGAAAGCCTGGAAGATTTGTCTGTATCTAATGATGAGGAGAGCAAGGTAACTGCCCTATTGAAACCTCTACATGAAGCAGCGAAGGCCGGAAATTGTAGAAGTAGTTTTGGAACTATTAGAACAAGGCTCAAGCCTCAGATCCTTGTGTGTTAGATGAAAGTGGAAGGACCCCTTATATGCTTGCAACTGAAAAAGTAGTTAGAGACACATTTAGACGGTTTATGGCTTTAATTTGGATTAGTCGGAGTGGCCGCGCGGCCAAAGTTCCCTGCCCATTGACGAAAGAAATAGAGGGATCTCAGAACGCTAAATAGGCAGAGTTTCAAAGATGTGTTTGTCATAAATGTATTTAGTTCATAGTTGTGCTAATGGTGGTGGCAAAATGCGTAATTCTCTGGTATAATGTTGAAACGGGTGGATTGAGTTTTATCTAGctatatatgttttcttattgtcatctttataaatattttgtgtAAATGTGACTACTAATAGATACATAgttccaataaaaaaaaaaaactgtattTATAAAAATGGCATAAAAAGATGctctactttttaattttcaaagtcaagTTTTCACAACTTTGACcttgaatatttttgtttgtgttgtatAACAGTTGATgaaaattttatgaattaattgagttttacatatatttcatcgatataactttcatcgagtatattatataatacaaacaatcATATTCAAAGTCAAAGTTGCAAAAagttgactttgaaaatttaaaagtagaaACATTTGGTGGGGcgcttccccccccccccccccccccttttttcaATCAAGGTGttctttttgttaaaaaaatttgaaagacAACTTTATTTTCCATTTTACAAAAGGAATTTTGTATAGTAGTGGCCAAATGACATAAAAAAGTATTCAACTTTTGCTAATCGAGCTTCGAAAACAAGAAGCGTATAACCACATTAGGACTTTTGTAGTGGCCAAACGACAATACTTtcatttatttgatttattgatatGACTCGCATTAGGACTTCGGCGACATCCTATGTGCCAAAAAACTCTCAGATCGGACACTTGATGGCGATGAGCCAATGTCGTCACTAGAGAACttacatgttttatttatttttggttattcttTTCACATTTATACGTGGAAATGAATATAGTTAGATAGGAATATCCAAATGCTTAATTCGTGTAGATCCAATCGAAAGAAAATGAAGTCATCCTGTAGAAGCACATGTTTAGAGCAACTCCAATGGTAGGTTGATGAAAAGCTTTTTGTGAAAGAAAAAGTCTTTGAATAGCTTTATACCATTGGAGACAATAGCTCTTTTTCTTCAAAAGCTTGATATTCATCAAGCTATTTAATCAAAGACTTTTTATTACACACTCACACtcacttttaattaaatacttGTTTATAATTTCCACTaacacttttaattaaatattatattgataGTAGggacattaaaaaaaagtctttgaTAACTTGATACCATTGGAGATGCTCTTACATCGATCCTTTTCCTTACTATAGGGTCACAAACTCCTAGATTTGAAAATTGACATTTAATTAGTATCAAACATGGCAAAATGACCTGCTAACAGTGTCGGAGGTGCCAATAGAACACATACACGAACCCAAAACACCAAGGTCAAAACAGGGTTTGCAAAACCCAGGACTTATATCCGGGTTTGACAGCCCGTGTATAGTAGTTTTACAATTGAGTTTCTTGAACAACCGGTTTTACAAATATTTGCAAAATTAACATGCTACTTTTGGCCTTTTGCTAAAAATTTATTTTCCAAATTAAATTGCACAAGATACTACGTACTACAAATTAAGGAGCAAAGTAACAAAAGACGGTTGAAACAAAGTATAAGCATGGAATTGGATTGGGTCAACTGCTTGCTTTATCTTCATCTGACTCGATGAATATATATCGGTAGATGTATTAAATTTTATTGGCCACTTAATACATAATactgaaaataaattaattagggCCCTTATATAACAAATTTGGGAAGTGATATCCCACAACACAAATTAGTCATCCACAACAATCAATGCTTTACACAGTTATATACTATgcagtataatatatatgtatgttgtgAATGGCTAATTTGTGTTGTGGGGATATCATTTCCCAAACAAATTTCCAAGAAcacaaattataataattaaagttgGGTGGTCAAACACAACCCGTAAACACTTACATTACGATAGTTTATTACACGTACGGAATAGTAAATACAGTACATCGATCATAATTAAGCATAGtacaattaattatattaatttgggCCATATATTTTATGATCACATCTTATGGTACCAGTAGGTTCCTTTGTGTTCGCTATCCTCATCCGGCTCGATGTAAATGCATTCCTTGGCCTCTCTATACATAGCTTTGAAAATCGGGGTCCTATCGATCTTATAAAACTCACCCAACACCGGCTTGATTGCATCCCGTGCCTCCTTTGCATGATAATGTGGAATGTATGAGATCAAATGATGCAACACGTGAGTGTGTGTCACATCATGGAAAACCCTGTTTAGGAATCCAAAGTCACGGTCGATGGTCGATAAGGCCCCTCGGATCCAGTTCCATTCGGTCGAGTCGTAATGAGGCAAGGAAAGATGGGTGTGATGCAAATATGTGATCAAGACGAAAAAGACGTGGACTCCTATCACGGGGATTCCGTACATGCACAATACCCACGCGGCCCCTTTTGCGGCCACGAGAAGCTTAACTGCGTAAATAACGCCTAGAATACCAATGTCGGATACCACGACCTGAATCCTTTCACGGTCCGTGAAAATAGGACTCAAGGGGTCAAAGTGGTTGGCAAACCTTCCGTATTTCTTTCCGGAAATATTAGTCAAAAGATATAAAGGAAATCCCAAGGTCAACCTAAAGACCAAAGTGAACACTCGACCCGGCGGGTTGTTGAGAACCTTTGAGTAAATTCTTACCTTGGACTTGCGTTTAGGAATGTAAACTTCGTCGTTATCGAGTGAGTTTGTGTTGGCATGGTGATTTCGGTGGCTATATTTCCAAGAGAAATAAGGGGTGAACAGGGCCGAATGGAGGAAAAAGCCAACAGTGTCATCTATCCATTGGTACTCACTGAACGCATGGTGACCGCATTCATGACCAATGACCCATAACCCGGTTAGGATGCTGGCTTGGCAAAACCAGTAAACGGGCCATGCTAAGTAAGATAGTGGAGCAGGAATTTGTGGAATGTATGTGTTGGCAAGGTAGTAGAAGACGTAGGTAATGATGAGATCGTGAACAACATAGTACGATGAACGGATGACAGATCGTTCAAAGCAATGGGCCGGGATCGCTTTCTTTAGGTCACTTAGCGTGAATGGTGGATCAATCGGGACACGTTTTAGGATATCATCCTTGCTTTCAGCTGTTGGATCCGACATCCGACCACCTGCACCCATGTTGTTGATTTATGATTAACCTGCACGTACATATAGGAAAAAAGCCATGTTAATCTAGCtagtatataaaaagttactcgtatatatataaaactaactatttaattaattggaacatgtatatattatatatatgtttcaagaAGTTTGAGGTATAGTAGCTTAGGGAAGAATAAAAGACCTCAACAGATAAAGTGGGTTAATTGTCTTCTGCTGGTTATTTTCTCTGGCTGgtgccttgtatttatagtcgCATCGATCAAGTTGCCAACAAATCTGACTATTTTAATAGCCAACGACCTTTAGTCAATTTGGCTACAATTTTTTGACTCAAGGATATATGTATTATACAGttaatcctttttatatatttatcgaACATTATTTAATGTGCAGCCTCTTATGATAACCAATTAAGTAGTCGTTCGTTTATATATGTAGTgaatgaaaatatttatattctggtttcttTACAACTTTAATCCAACAACACATAATAGTTACTTGAACATGTTGCTGTCCATTCTATCTAGTGGTAGAGCCAGATAGAGGCAAATTATGGTCGTGACCATCTCACAGTGTCTATAAAACCTTGTATTTCTTGTATTCTTATAATATTAGTTTAATCCATGTATAGTTAATTGTCTCTCTAACAAAACTTAAAGTTTAGAATCTCAGATGGCTCACACCATCTGAACATATAGCTCGCCCCCTCTAGCTTAAAATCCTAACTAAGCAACCGATtgtatcattatattatattatattcattctcattttaaatgtcctagtttgacttttaaagttttttatcGTTAAATTTTGActgtagttattttatattgttttatgtatatataacacttgatatatacttaatatatgaatggattgagtttttaattaacgtatttttcaaataaaataagtttacatcgactatataaaatacataaaataaaagtatttacTGTCAcattaaaagtcaaactaagaccgtacttaaaattaaatgagaTGGAACGACTATTAGTTTTACTCATGGAGAGTTTAGGCATAGGACAAAGTGGTCGACTGTCCAATGTCCGATTTTTCGGGGcccatatttttaaattttatatttacatatatgtataaaaattatatttcataTAGTGTATATACCTTTATTAATATACCATTAGCATTTGTATTGGTAGTTAAGACGTTAGGTACAAACATATTTTGGTTTTTAGATCCATAGGTCAAATTCGTTGTTCTTAGTTTAAGGGTTTTTCTTCAAACTCGTCTTACACCCAAGTTTTCTTAGAAGCGGCCATGGTTTTACTATTCATATTCAAATAATGCAAACAATAGGATactagtaaatatttttttcctaCATGTTCCTCTCAATGATTTTGGTTAGTTTCGGCCGCTCGCCCCCTGCCTACCCTCATCTATCAGCTAAGTTCCAACTCGATCTATGTTGAAGTCTCTCATTGTTAGGAAAAAGGTAGAATTCTAAACGTCTTTTTCACCGTGCCCATTTCACATGCGCGCGTCGCGAGATGTGAAATGCTGTAATAGTTGTATGCTGTAGAGTAATTAATCCTAAAAGACAAATATGTTGAACCTTCATCATAGAATGGATCGGTGGATATAAACAAAcaatatcattatatatgtaacactatttaaaattttgatataattattttaaccATCTACATATATACGTGGGACTAAAATTTAACAGTCTAAATATACTAGTATATGTCTGCACGATGAGGCATTGTAGTGGTGGTCAGTGGCGGAACTTGAACATTGATTATGGAGGGGCAAAACTCAATGAGACATAAAATTTAGCTTTGTGAAGGGGGCTATTATgtattatgaaaattaattttgaaagatacacactacaaataatattgcatttgttcacacttttaggtgagtgtgaacaaattaaaatttttgtcatgctttttagtgtgtagaaatatattaaattaaaagtgtatggaaatttatccacactaaaaagtgtgtataagtaaaagttcacactttttagtgtgaactttcatagttattttgttagacctcatttgttcacggtaacttttttagttaccgtggacaaatggagtgtgacaaaataattatgaaagttcacactaaaaagtgtgaacttttatttctacacactttttagtgtggagaaatttccacacacttttaattcaatatatttctacacactaaaaagcgtgacaaaatttttaatttgttcacactcacctaaaagtgtgaacaaatgtaatatgatttgtagtgaCATAAGAaaattagtattaaaaataagcTTTTATGGAGGGGCTGGAACCCCCTTTTGCCCCTTAAAAGTTCCATCCTTGGTGCTGGTGGTGGCTGGGTGACGGCGGCggcattaatatataaaaatatattacaattaCGTGTAGTTATTTATAGGGACTATAGATAGGATGGATTATCAAGCTAGGCCCAATTACTTGATATGAAGTTTATAACACACTATCAAcgtttataatgtttttaaaatgtAATCATCTGTGACTGTTTATGTATATACTAATATACGTggattaaaatgtaaataatattaGTAATAGACTAATAGATAGTTCGAAATAAGGGTGGAGCAGTTtgttcaaaataatatatatgattatgcATAAAGAACAAGACATTTGTATGGTTGTTTGCATGGTTTTAAAATGCAATTGTTAGCCTAATGTTTGTTGTTATGCAAACGATATTCCTGAAAgttaagtttttatatattaaaaaactcaaaaagatgGAATGATTTCTAACGTCCAATATTTTGGACCGATTCATACTGCGATGACGTTTCTGAAAAACACTCATCACTGACGGCCGGAACACAAACCCATTATCAATAATTCAAGCACATTTTGCTTTTACTATAGTAgaagataatatataattaacttgttttataaatacgagagtaagtatccgTGCGTTAcggcagtgagatggtggggtgatagctaggtcatagagtgtgatagttcataggagttgatatgtcatagagtatgatagtcaaatgtctaattagccgtacgggctccgccatcgcatttaaaaattcgtcgaaagtatatcgaatgacatctctaatgaaagagcatgaagtttCAAGAACACACATACAATTCTTATAAactatcgatgtacggtttttgagataaaatattttgaatgaattgaaggaataaatgatttttggaggagagaaaaaaaatgattgattgagatttgagcaGAGAGAAagtatattatagttattttaggtaaatatacaATAGATAAAAGGAGAGAAaggatattatagttattttaagtaaatatagaattgataaaaTGAACATTTTAGGAAagtacttaaaattaatattgaaaatttaagttcaatattgaaaatAGGGGTTgctagggctgtgtttaaggtgcataaattatttgtacatttatcacgAAAATCAAGaggtggacttttaatatggaaagtacAAATTGTTTTATACACGttaaggctgtatttagcattttccagataaaatatgtttttcaaTAGTACTTGTAATAAAGGATCTTATTTACGTTTAAAACATGCAagtttttaattcttttagATTACGCGTAATACATTTTCCTTTCCGTGTTAACAACCCAATTCGTGTCTTTAACTGGAAACCATACAGTCACTACTGATCGACTACTGATCGAGTGGGCATGTTTTTAGATTAACTTTGATATCCTATTCACTTTACGAATCGACTAATCTTAAGGCCACCACCAACTTTACGGATGACCCAGAGTCGTTGCGGTTAAACCGGCCATCGTGGTCACAAAACGCTAAACTTTTTTAATTCCCCTTTAAAACCAAACATTATCATCTTAATTgacattttgtttgtttatagtATCGtctatcttttaaattttaattcacTTCATGATGTGTTCTTTTCGGAAAATTAGATATGAATAGATTATTACTCATCAATTTAGTAACAATAATGAACACTTTGCTATAGC
Coding sequences within:
- the LOC122593228 gene encoding late embryogenesis abundant protein 46-like codes for the protein MQAVKETAANIAASALSGMEKTKAVLEEKVEKMSTSDPVEKDMATLRKEDRIRLAELRKQEAYNQNAAAAAADGGPGSPTFTASGRVTEKNPFHSASNKPAVANHQSGPATVQSTNTVSS
- the LOC122590523 gene encoding delta(12) fatty acid desaturase DES8.11-like, which produces MGAGGRMSDPTAESKDDILKRVPIDPPFTLSDLKKAIPAHCFERSVIRSSYYVVHDLIITYVFYYLANTYIPQIPAPLSYLAWPVYWFCQASILTGLWVIGHECGHHAFSEYQWIDDTVGFFLHSALFTPYFSWKYSHRNHHANTNSLDNDEVYIPKRKSKVRIYSKVLNNPPGRVFTLVFRLTLGFPLYLLTNISGKKYGRFANHFDPLSPIFTDRERIQVVVSDIGILGVIYAVKLLVAAKGAAWVLCMYGIPVIGVHVFFVLITYLHHTHLSLPHYDSTEWNWIRGALSTIDRDFGFLNRVFHDVTHTHVLHHLISYIPHYHAKEARDAIKPVLGEFYKIDRTPIFKAMYREAKECIYIEPDEDSEHKGTYWYHKM